TTTAGGCTTAAGTCTATTGTAAATTGACTCTAAAAATGAGCCTTGTTCCTCCCACAGAATATGCTCTACAACGTCAAAACAGTAGGCGGCATCATAACTGCCTCTCCACAACTCATGGGCATTTATATAAGAAAAATTTACCTTGTCGACTCCAACGGTTTTAGCAAGTGATTTAGCCACACTCAAACTTTCTTTAGACAAGTCAATTCCTGTGACATTGTAGCCAAGCTTGGCTAAAAAGCATGCGAAGTACCCATCTCCACATCCGACATCGAGCAGATTTTTAGATGGGTGTTTACGTATAGCCTTATATATGCCTCTATGTTTATTGTTGATTTTTCTGCATGTACAGTCGTTGTATCTTT
The sequence above is a segment of the Pseudodesulfovibrio profundus genome. Coding sequences within it:
- a CDS encoding class I SAM-dependent methyltransferase, with protein sequence MDKISTAIPEHFSKEKKKRYLDACKRYNDCTCRKINNKHRGIYKAIRKHPSKNLLDVGCGDGYFACFLAKLGYNVTGIDLSKESLSVAKSLAKTVGVDKVNFSYINAHELWRGSYDAAYCFDVVEHILWEEQGSFLESIYNRLKPKGAFFVRAPHAFNIRQYIPGHIGLPTYEQFMGLATEVGFTPKVIIGHSGIASIINYAIPYEKAVDMLFSSSSYWRYTFMKYLSLANVVVKLEKK